A genome region from Cutaneotrichosporon cavernicola HIS019 DNA, chromosome: 5 includes the following:
- the TAO3 gene encoding uncharacterized protein (Cell morphogenesis C-terminal) produces MEEIIIPDLEEEEDDYSLPSFPTRSAFGQSSSSPDSDHSLRNDSMSSDHLGLRPFGGTQPRSTPQRSALSHSTSSSYADHAADAPRLGKFPNGSSTSLGTVQAPQVMPQQTSPGAALLATRKGSFASLKNILKPNQQGPVRAVPPVPPMDRAGRYPALQNPFRTDADLSSSQSGRSRANTKASVVLAGFGRSEDPVAFGKTPAEEALKIVYQAFRAAADGKIKKIMAKPANSYIALTSTLEAGADESFDALILSMANCTRRHARRVVDLLGLWVRNHIEKAHSGDVYHPQPMGIRMGIDDEAAVLGARRVSAARYIYYRTLMEIVRVVPGEQLGDDVALNLEHSAFSVFRSERSEDTVHRRAVSGVLVDFLSELSKTRFLTVSDRFTRELSALASAGVTKDTDAKVEHILKGVRKLNLRVYPESELEMAAEFIDTLSAFFANAHGTALKIAYAETFTHLLHPVIETATAEVNHPTWARAIAVVLQRAITMAAKPRYWSVAFPLVIVALAVSPREVFMEHWQWCIDTIQTKTKDRTNRLIGMNAFIHILWVYLNRITESSTSRRKRLEGLLQGHFPPHSGQLLPVEMPLEAFVAILHYVMARQTEYGQELIADFLRNSVPNRHQDGSPRDVLQPDRAYVAVRAATLTLRSLGNNTPVGLPLSGDFTRFDFPKYSPAPDNSLENIPEAQEYIQKCGPLSLNVLLSCDRMVGHILISSDTVNVAVHASSATLDPVSDQITRKHGDVYLGYLSRHEPHFRLLAALLEQPLPSLLSTAKEIRPLVDILCRATFSACPITCEAAAETMRRVANDPIMCATLVGTYCHFIFETDHVFKGHFVGTRLLESQLVRVVRLWLQILEKLAEQHRSSTDADPMDPAFVAKIEGCGLFLLCSTCLNLRKLAYGVFSAARDLGGLERGPSAPFRISRVMLDVPTKTASVLQMFEHEVEPADIAVLCKLPTLTQTDKTRLESIKGRKLIQLVAEGDSPKDNALWAVLLPAFISKVNDQLPDSALELRSLVGGLVTRLQPHVSLVASAASKPSRTTPNRATSDPGLLAEQWRLYLSVLCGTMNPMKKLSQQSKGAASASAVMISTALFGYLVQILTWDDRRFQDAAVFAMGSIRAPALKPLAEQLLTFVRRLADSYKSTPSRQTRPLGHGGMWTAAARVFSFVSPLLLDGRANSSSHLEILSSFIGFVKLTLTLLSDRREDYDLQSLRREFCIVTDKLSTALGKLDSSDRFLGEEVRGAIFKLCADWCLLGSRPDVVKAREGSILQAAAAAYGPGGSQERAQYLDDVQSKTKLLSITSAEAMASLCSGKLISAADATPAGQASNHIVEPLTVLRWIRGLFQLAPTNYHDTARKALTALMKYNWDVERLADEVLHQSFGEGEHFALEASFFGVVADMVSEGTIVLPPAQLACLSLSKLGHPVPEVRQRAFQLAEWLFHDPEDQTSLATVLPSVGSAAPNVYRKAQLEMTARLAVMFADLAMPFLSECTIRLTQLEAPRRHATLSILPAFLKVMALGSDSKAEADQIALEHQALSNLVYLVVRFSDDHLEDVREILLSFAGGPGRSRNTMALVKFLFEQGAKRGNADFMLHAQQIMACLADSPAGDSIFEEICQFVHPSDMATSAQADAPASPSSNLADLDALFASTLHSKPLSHGQMALLLAGELLPSRLAHPLLVSRLPAMLHVAFIHCDDPNVAMREGAQRVLFQVLRTWISQLSRSHLLELSERASAWEAAELKTTALANQSADRFWKADDTGSMDTFSHAPSRMSTLVAKVLGILQQAHPQLRQQWGCLALDWATSCTVRHLACRSFQVFRILTPNINARMMSDMLARLSSTFGSPAVEIQTFNSEVLRTLACVVQSLSAEDMRNYPQIFWCVTACLGTPYEPEFNEVIELFSHVLDKTNLADPAVVSHLSSFRPADWVGPPPNLQALLLIGLRSSKTDMMTFDLIRRLTSVPDAELIDDPETRLLHGFVAALPWMLHSTDLGEPNEELAGMASDLAAIAEDQGKAGFARLLTSFAHNRFRSKDDFIRQAAKLLLEYIHKHALEIVTLLLGFVLNQNDWMRDKALQILALVLANSDVVPILTPFNCELVRPLLRLVSTKHASLALDVLDLPLFTSGEVSEPCDSLFGPIENSGWSVPEAKERSEVTRSNVLAVFNTVSVESRAASAHFSVLQFSDLATGSNHAAGWGASQQPFEMPSPPMPVPDNASMGDLVGALHSLNQFFDDGLDSTPNAIMASPIARRAGRHLGRVSSTDSLPFNMGGVRAVIARGAMGRSGSTTTGPDDSLPLGYSLDPSLLKSTESFTSSTEAAAARPGSAQSERSGRRSPARQQPQPGDVITFGPNGATFQGANGRSGKLYVHNGHQPSFSSESEFGAAASDNRFSLEDGDDFLAQPARPWPDVDRSWTPSPRDKANS; encoded by the exons ATGGAGGAGATTATTATTCCAG ATcttgaagaggaggaggacgactACAGCCTTCCCTCGTTCCCCACTAGGTCAGCCTTTGGACAAAGCTCTAGCTCCCCAGACTCGGACCACTCGCTTCGCAATGACTCCATGTCATCTGATCACTTGGGCCTCCGACCCTTTGGTGGCACTCAACCCCGCTCAACTCCCCAGAGGAGTGCCCTGTCgcactcgacctcgtcctcgtatGCCGACCATGCCGCAGACGCACCGCGACTAGGCAAGTTCCCAAATGGCTCGTCGACTTCTCTGGGAACGGTGCAGGCGCCGCAGGTGATGCCGCAACAGACTTCTCCCGGCGCAGCTCTGCTCGCGACCAGGAAGGGATCGTTCGCATCGCTGAAGAACATCCTCAAACCCAACCAGCAGGGGCCGGTGCGAGCCGTACCACCGGTACCTCCGATGGACAGGGCAGGGAGGTATCCAGCGCTCCAGAACCCATTCCGCACTGACGCGGACCTGTCTTCCTCTCAGTCTGGACGATCACGGGCCAACACCAAGGCGTCAGT CGTTCTGGCTGGCTTTGGACGCAGCGAGGACCCCGTCGCGTTTGGTAAGACACCAGCAGAAGAGGCTCTCAAGATCGTCTACCAGGCGTTCAGGGCTGCGGCTGATGGCAAGATCAAGAAAATCATGGCCAAGCCTGCG AACTCTTACATTGcgttgacgtcgacatTGGAAGCAGGCGCAGACGAGTCTTTCGACGCGTTAATCCTCTCGATGGCGAACTGTACCAGACGACACGCACGACGAGTCGTCGACCTCTTGGGTCTTTGGGTTCGCAACCACATCGAAAAAGCCCATTCTGGCGACGTGTACCATCCCCAGCCGATGGGGATCCGCATGGgcatcgacgacgaagcAGCTGTCCTCGGGGCACGAAGAGTGTCAGCAGCACGGTATATCTACTACCGGACGCTGATGGAGATTGTCCGAGTGGTGCCAGGagagcagctcggcgacgacgtagctctcaacctcgagcacTCGGCTTTCAGCGTCTTCCGTTCTGAACGGTCAGAAGACACGGTGCACAGGCGAGCTGTCTCCGGCGTGCTGGTCGACTTTCTGAGCGAATTGTCCAAGACGCGCTTCCTCACCGTTAGCGACAGGTTTACCCGCGAACTTAGCGCCCTCGCTTCCGCCGGTGTTACGAAGGATACGGACGCCAAGGTTGAGCACATCCTCAAAGGAGTACGGAAGCTCAATCTCAGG GTGTACCCGGAGAGCGAGCTAGAGATGGCTGCCGAGTTCATCGACACGTTATCCGCATTCTTCGCAAATGCACATGGTACTGCCCTCAAGATCGCGTACGCCGAGACGTTCACACATCTGCTTCACCCCGTCATTGAGACGGCGACAGCAGAGGTCAACCACCCGACCTGGGCAAGAGCAATCGCAGTGGTCCTCCAGCGTGCGATCACCATGGCGGCCAAGCCTCGGTACTGGAGTGTCGCCTTCCCTTTGGTCATTGTCGCACTGGCTGTGTCTCCGCGCGAGGTGTTCATGGAGCATTGGCAGTGGTGTATCGACACCATCCAGACGAAGACCAAG GACAGGACAAATCGCCTCATCGGAATGAACGCTTTCATCCACATCCTTTGGGTGTACCTGAATCGCATCACAGAaagctcaacctcaagaCGGAAGCGGCTCGAAGGTCTCCTCCAAGGGCATTTCCCTCCACATTCCGGCCAACTCCTGCCCGTGGAGATGCCGCTGGAGGCATTCGTCGCGATTCTCCACTATGTCATGGCACGCCAAACCGAATATGGTCAAGAACTGATCGCCGATTTCTTGCGAAACAGTGTCCCAAACCGCCACCAAGACGGCTCGCCGCGAGACGTGTTACAACCCGACCGGGCTTACGTTGCTGTGCGAGCTGCGACGTTGACACTCCGAAGCCTTGGCAACAACACACCAGTTGGCCTGCCTCTCAGCGGAGACTTCACTCGGTTCGACTTTCCTAAATACAGCCCGGCTCCTGACAACTCGCTTGAGAATATCCCCGAAGCGCAGGAGTACATCCAGAAGTGTGGGCCGCTGTCGCTCAACGTACTTTTGAGCTGTGACCGCATGGTTGGGCACATTCTCATCTCAAGTGATACTGTAAACGTAGCAGTTCACGCATCCAGCGCGACCTTGGACCCCGTGAGCGACCAGATCACGAGGAAACATGGTGATGTCTATTTGGGTTATCTATCCCGCCACGAACCCCACTTCCGGCTCCTTGCGGCCCTCCTGGAGCAGCCCTTGCCTTCACTGCTCTCCACAGCAAAGGAGATCCGACCGCTTGTTGACATTCTATGCCGCGCTACCTTCTCCGCGTGTCCCATCACGTGCGAAGCAGCGGCCGAGACCAtgcgccgcgtcgccaaTGACCCCATCATGTGCGCGACTTTGGTGGGCACATACTGTCATTTCATCTTTGAGACCGACCACGTCTTCAAAGGTCACTTTGTGGGCACCCGACTTCTCGAGTCACAACTCGTTCGTGTCGTTCGGCTGTGGCTCCAGATCTTGGAGAAACTCGCTGAGCAACACCGCTCCAGTACCGACGCAGACCCGATGGACCCTGCATTCGTGGCAAAGATTGAAGGCTGTGGCCTCTTCCTTCTGTGCTCGACCTGTCTCAACCTCCGCAAGTTGGCGTATGGGGTCTTCTCTGCTGCTCGCGACTTGGGTGGCCTCGAACGTGGGCCATCGGCGCCTTTCCGCATCAGCCGAGTGATGCTGGACGTTCCGACCAAGACCGCCTCTGTTCTCCAAATGTTTGAacacgaggtcgagccCGCAGATATTGCGGTTCTCTGCAAGCTGCCGACGCTTACGCAAACGGACAAGACGCGTCTTGAATCGATCAAAGGTCGTAAGCTTATCCAGCTAGtggccgagggcgacaGCCCCAAGGACAATGCCCTCTGggccgtcctcctcccggcCTTCATTAGCAAGGTCAATGACCAACTGCCCGATTCtgccctcgagctgcgctCACTTGTTGGGGGTCTCGTCACGAGGTTACAGCCTCACGTCAGTCTcgtggcgtcggcggccagCAAGCCTTCTCGGACCACGCCCAACCGCGCGACGTCCGACCCAGGGCTCCTAGCTGAGCAATGGCGACTCTACCTGTCGGTTCTGTGTGGGACCATGAACCCAATGAAGAAGCTTTCGCAACAATCGAAGGGCGCGGCTTCGGCATCCGCGGTGATGATTTCAACCGCGCTGTTCGGTTACCTCGTCCAGATACTCACTTGGGATGACCGGCGATTCCAGGACGCAGCGGTCTTCGCCATGGGCTCGATCCGCGCCCCCGCCTTGAAGCCGCTCGCTGAGCAACTGCTCACGTTCGTCCGTCGGCTGGCCGACTCGTATAAATCAACTCCCTCCCGACAAACGCGGCCTCTTGGTCATGGCGGAATGTGGACGGCGGCTGCTAGGGTGTTCTCCTTCGTCTCgccgcttcttctcgacggccgagcgaactcgtcgtcacACCTTGAGATACTCTCATCGTTCATAGGGTTCGTCAAGCTCACGTTGACGCTCCTCTCGGACCGGCGCGAGGACTACGATCTGCAGAGCTTGCGGCGCGAGTTCTGCATCGTCACGGACAAGCTGTCAACCGCGTTGGGCAAGCTCGATTCGAGCGACCGGTTCCTCGGCGAAGaggtgcgcggcgcgatCTTCAAGCTCTGCGCGGACTGGTGTCTCCTGGGAAGCAGGCCTGATGTGGTCAAGGCACGCGAAGGGAGTATCCTACAGGCAGCTGCGGCAGCATACGGCCCAGGTGGTTCACAGGAACGAGCACAgtacctcgacgacgtgcaATCGAAGACGAAGTTGCTCTCTATCACTTCCGCGGAGGCCATGGCATCCCTCTGTTCCGGCAAGCTCATTTCGGCAGCCGATGCAACCCCAGCAGGCCAAGCTTCGAACCACATCGTTGAGCCTTTAACTGTGCTGCGGTGGATCCGCGGCCTGTTCCAGTTGGCGCCGACGAACTACCACGACACTGCTCGCAAGGCGCTGACCGCCCTCATGAAATACAACTGGGACGTGGAGAGgctggccgacgaggtcctcCACCAGTCGTTCGGCGAAGGCGAGCATTTTGCGTTGGAGGCGTCATTCTTCGGCGTTGTCGCGGACATGGTCTCCGAAGGAACAATTGTCCTTCCACCAGCCCAGCTAGCCTGTTTATCACTTTCGAAGCTTGGTCATCCCGTCCCGGAAGTGCGGCAGCGCGCTTTCCAGCTGGCAGAGTGGCTCTTCCACGATCCGGAGGACCAGACCTCGCTCGCCACAGTTTTGCCCTCCGTGGGCAGCGCCGCTCCGAATGTCTACCGCAAGGCTCAACTTGAGATGACCGCGCGCCTGGCAGTCATGTTCGCCGACCTCGCAATGCCTTTCCTCTCCGAGTGCACTATCCGTTTGACGCAGCTCGAAGCGCCACGACGACATGCTACACTCTCAATCCTACCCGCGTTTCTGAAGGTCATGGCTCTGGGGTCGGATAGCAAGGCTGAGGCAGACCAGATTGCACTGGAGCACCAAGCGCTCTCAAACTTGGTGTACCTTGTGGTCCGCTTCTCAGACGACCACCTGGAGGACGTCCGCGAGATCCTGCTCAGTTTCGCTGGAGGTCCTGGCCGATCGCGCAACACCATGGCTCTTGTCAAGTTCCTTTTCGAGCAAGGTGCCAAGCGCGGCAACGCAGACTTTATGCTGCACGCGCAGCAAATCATGGCTTGTCTCGCAGACTCGCCTGCCGGAGACAGCATCTTCGAAGAGATCTGCCAGTTCGTTCATCCATCCGACATGGCCACGAGTGCACAGGCCGATGCTCCTGCGAGCCCAAGCAGCAACTTGGCTGACCTTGACGCGCTGTTTGCCAGCACGCTCCACTCCAAACCTCTGTCGCATGGTCAAATGGCTCTGCTTCTCGCAGGTGAACTGCTGCCCAGCAGGCTGGCTCACCCGCTCCTAGTGAGCCGCCTTCCTGCCATGCTCCACGTCGCCTTCATCCATTGCGACGACCCGAATGTGGCGATGCGTGAGGGTGCCCAGCGCGTGCTCTTCCAGGTGCTTCGGACGTGGATCAGCCAACTCTCGAGATCACATTTGCTCGAGCTGTCGGAACGGGCATCTGCATGGGAGGcagccgagctcaagacgACGGCTCTCGCCAACCAAAGTGCTGATCGGTTTTGGAAGGCCGACGACACTGGGAGCATGGACACGTTCTCCCACGCCCCATCCCGAATGTCCACCCTCGTGGCCAAGGTACTCGGAATCCTGCAGCAGGCTCACCCGCAGCTGCGCCAGCAGTGGGGATGTCTTGCCCTTGACTGGGCCACTTCCTGCACTGTTCGCCACCTGGCGTGTCGGTCATTCCAGGTCTTCCGGATTCTCACTCCCAACATCAACGCGCGCATGATGTCCGACATGCTCGCCCGTCTGTCGTCGACGTTTGGTAGCCCTGCGGTCGAGATTCAGACGTTCAACAGCGAAGTCCTGCGGACATTGGCGTGCGTTGTCCAGTCACTCTCGGCTGAGGACATGCGCAACTACCCACAGATCTTCTGGTGCGTGACGGCGTGCCTGGGTACCCCGTACGAGCCAGAGTTCAACGAGGTCATCGAGCTCTTTTCGCATGTCTTAGACAAGACGAACTTGGCCGATCCGGCAGTCGTCTCTCACCTCTCCTCGTTCCGCCCAGCAGACTGGGTTGGTCCTCCGCCCAACCTTCAGGCTCTTCTTCTGATCGGTCTGCGGTCGTCCAAGACGGACATGATGACCTTCGACCTCATTCGACGACTTACTTCGGTCCCTGACGCGGAGCTCATTGACGACCCCGAGACTCGGCTGCTGCACGGCTTCGTGGCCGCACTGCCGTGGATGCTGCACTCGACGGACCTCGGCGAACCAAACGAAGAGCTCGCAGGTATGGCGTCCGACCTCGCTGCGATTGCCGAGGACCAGGGCAAGGCTGGTTTTGCTCGCCTTCTTACCTCGTTTGCGCACAATCGCTTCCGTTCCAAGGACGACTTCATCCGGCAAGCTGCGAAGCTTCTGCTCGAGTATATCCACAAACACGCCCTGGAGATCGTcacccttctcctcgggTTTGTCCTCAACCAGAACGACTGGATGAGGGACAAGGCACTACAGATCCTCGCacttgtcctcgccaactcggATGTAGTGCCCATTCTGACCCCGTTCAACTGCGAGCTCGTGCGCCCGCTGCTCCGCCTCGTGTCGACCAAACACGCCTCTCTGGCCCTGGATGTCCTAGACCTCCCGCTGTTTACCAGCGGCGAAGTCTCTGAACCCTGTGACTCGCTGTTTGGCCCCATTGAGAACAGCGGCTGGAGTGTGCCCGAGGCTAAGGAACGCTCCGAAGTTACGCGCAGCAATGTACTTGCGGTGTTCAATACCGTATCTGTTGAatcgcgcgcggcgtcggctcACTTCTCCGTCCTTCAGTTCTCGGACCTGGCCACGGGTTCCAACCATGCCGCAGGCTGGGGTGCGTCGCAGCAGCCGTTCGAGatgccctcgccgcctaTGCCTGTGCCCGACAACGCGTCGATgggcgacctcgtcggcgcgctaCACTCTCTCAACCAGTTCTTCGACGACGGGCTGGACAGCACGCCAAATGCCATCATGGCGTCTCCAATTGCCCGCCGCGCTGGACGCCACTTGGGTCGCGTGAGCTCGACCGACTCGCTGCCGTTCAACATgggcggcgtgcgcgctgTCATCGCCCGAGGCGCTATGGGTCGCAGCGGGAGTACAACCACGGGTCCCGACGACTCGCTGCCGCTCGGCTACTCGCTCGATCCGTCGCTGCTGAAGAGCACCGAGTCCTTTACGTCTTCAACTGAGGCAGCTGCTGCCAGGCCCGGGTCGGCTCAGAGCGAGCGTTccggccgccgctcgccggcACGTCAACAGCCCCAACCCGGCGACGTGATAACGTTTGGACCCAACGGGGCGACGTTCCAGGGCGCCAACGGGCGCAGCGGCAAGCTGTACGTCCACAACGGCCACCAGCCGAGCTTCTCATCCGAAAGCGAGtttggcgcggcggccagcgACAACCGCTtctcgctcgaggacggcgacgatTTCCTCGCCCAGCCTGCGCGGCCGTGGCCAGACGTCGACCGGAGCTGGACCCCCTCACCACGCGACAAAGCCAACTCGTAA
- a CDS encoding uncharacterized protein (PPIases accelerate the folding of proteins. It catalyzes the cis-trans isomerization of proline imidic peptide bonds in oligopeptides) → MSFARRFMSTSRTMADTFFDITINGQPAGRIQFKLHDDVVPKTAANFRALCTGEKGYGYEGSGFHRVIPDFMLQGGDFTRHNGTGGKSIYGEKFADENFKLKHDKPGLLSMANAGPNTNGSQFFITTVLTPWLDGKHVVFGEVTQGLDLVKKIESLGSNSGKPKAEVKIAKSGTV, encoded by the exons ATGTCGTTTGCTCGCCGCTTCATGTCGACTTCCAGGACCATGGC cgaCACCTTCTTCGACATTACCATCAACGGCCAGCCCGCTGGCCGCATCCAGTTCAAGCTCCATGACGACGTTGTCCCCAAGACCGCCGCCAACTTCCGTGCTCTCTGCACTGGCGAGAAGGGCTACGGCTACGAGGGCTCGGGCTTCCACCGTGTCATCCCTGACTTCATGCTCCAGGGTGGTGAC TTCACCCGCCACAACGGCACTGGCGGCAAGTCGATCTACGGCGAGAAGTTCGCCGACGAGAACTTCAAGCTCAAGCACGACAAGCCCGGACTCCTCTCGATGGCCAACGCCGGCCCCAACACCAACGGCTCGCAGTTCTTCATCACCACTGTTCTTACCCCCTGGCTCGACGGCAAGCACGTCGTCTTCGGCGAGGTCACCCagggcctcgaccttgtcaagAAGATCGAGTCGCTCGGCTCGAACTCGGGCAAGCCCAAGGCTGAGGTCAAGATCGCCAAGTCGGGCACTGTCTAA